The following proteins are co-located in the Eublepharis macularius isolate TG4126 chromosome 5, MPM_Emac_v1.0, whole genome shotgun sequence genome:
- the PWWP3A gene encoding PWWP domain-containing DNA repair factor 3A isoform X2 translates to MNEGEYVLCKWKKRLWPAKILSRSCASRKRQAPKDAATFFLVEILGPDKQAKVRHADVEPLKEESIGSIASKLAQNTKSHKVVEELIYRGALRKALNILHQDASFKEKSLLEMGKSKVVAWKEVKEPSSSTHGTVHHLPSSQNDTQQRREKTSEASAVLEIGSTQYKRWLRSGAKAEGSSSANRRSPCLSKGDERHYQDKSRSERSSPSTTSPCLVRTSPPAHSFHNWAKSTPDKKLGGKLGVSGELLGSLVNCPSAEVIEDPSEKEEFPPRKYSKDMSGQKRPQDSEGTCQKPTPVVASLGWERRCASLHESSAYSPDPVGPNLDRIQEENPCPCGDEAKNSLFCYLEEKAGRRSSTDPERRLSPIRESCLSSAFEAEEATEDEEELPSILLYQEPCLMETGMLVWCKLRRYPYWPAVVKNVRRKAKKASVLLIEKCMDVKKSKRFSFYLRNLKHFDCEEKDMLIDKARESFQDEINWCIDLIADYRIRVGMEEGKMAGAELVNPFLAEPLITFSPQDLCFFLVSSSLMSLLTSCHSFTGTFLEYCADDMSYPVRKQTHHILSQISFPRKEEGDSEVPPPEEGDSEKPPPEATPTKPAKKVLPDRMRAARDKANKKIVEFIVKAKGADEHLRAILKSKKQSRWLNEFLSPPPYLTCIETYLEDDDQQDLVVKYLQGVYREVDAQLLPCSNGDSIVLDVLFPEAIIYAISAVDRIDYKKAEEKYMKGPLLSHSIFPLCIGYLLSQLVYIYPLALFMEMSLTLYGNVLDTIWKCT, encoded by the exons ATGAATGAGGGAGAATAtgtcttgtgcaagtggaagaaGCGTTTGTGGCCAGCAAAG ATTTTGTCTAGGAGCTGTGCTTCCAGGAAACGACAGGCTCCTAAAGATGCAGCAACCTTTTTCTTAGTTGAAATCCTTGGTCCAGATAAACA GGCCAAGGTGCGTCATGCAGATGTTGAACCCTTAAAGGAGGAGAGCATTGGCAGCATTGCTTCAAAATTAG CTCAGAACACGAAGAGTCATAAGGTCGTGGAAGAGTTGATTTACCGGGGAGCTCTTCGGAAGGCTCTGAATATTTTGCATCAAGACGCATCATTCAAAGAAAAAAGCCTTTTAGAGATGGGAAAAAGTAAAGTAGTGGCCTGGAAGGAAGTCAAAGAACCATCTTCATCAACACATGGGACTGTCCATCACCTGCCTTCCTCTCAAAATGATACGcagcagaggagagagaagaCCTCTGAGGCATCTGCAGTATTAGAGATTGGGAGTACCCAATATAAACGTTGGCTTCGTTCTGGAGCGAAAGCTGAGGGATCTTCCAGTGCGAACAGAAGATCGCCATGTTTGTCAAAGGGGGATGAAAGGCACTATCAAGACAAGTCCAGGAGCGAAAGGAGTTCCCCCTCTACTACCTCTCCATGTCTTGTTAGAACAAGCCCCCCAGCTCACTCTTTTCACAACTGGGCCAAGTCCACTCCAGACAAAAAGCTTGGAGGCAAATTGGGGGTTAGCGGGGAGCTGCTAGGCTCACTTGTCAACTGTCCATCAGCTGAAGTGATAGAAGATCCCTCGGAGAAAGAAGAGTTTCCACCTAGGAAATACAGCAAAGACATGAGTGGCCAGAAGCGTCCCCAGGATTCGGAAGGcacctgtcagaaaccaactccTGTGGTTGCCTCTCTTGGCTGGGAAAGAAGATGTGCGAGTCTCCATGAGAGCTCAGCCTACAGCCCTGATCCTGTTGGACCCAACCTGGATCGCATCCAAGAGGAAAACCCATGTCCCTGTGGAGATGAAGCAAAAAACTCCCTGTTTTGTTATTTAGAAGAGAAAg CAGGCCGCAGGTCTTCCACTGATCCAGAGCGGAGACTTAGTCCTATCAGAGAGTCATGTCTGAGCTCAGCTTTTGAGGCTGAAGAAGCAACAGAGGACGAGGAAGAGCTCCCCAGTATCCTCTTGTATCAAG AGCCTTGTTTGATGGAAACAGGAATGCTGGTTTGGTGCAAGCTCCGAAGATACCCATATTGGCCGGCTGTG GTGAAAAATGTGAGGCGGAAAGCTAAGAAGGCCAGTGTGCTGCTCATAGAAAAGTGTATGGATGTCAAGAAATCCAAAAG ATTCTCCTTCTATCTAAGAAACTTAAAACACTTTGACTGTGAGGAGAAAGACATGCTGATA GATAAAGCCAGAGAGAGCTTTCAGGATGAAATCAACTGGTGTATTGACCTGATTGCAGACTATAGAATACGAGTAG GAATGGAGGAAGGCAAGATGGCTGGAGCTGAATtggttaaccctttcctggctgaACCACTCATCACCTTTTCTCCCCAAGACCTTTGCTTCTTCCTTGTTTCCTCTTCTTTGATGTCCTTACTGACAA GCTGCCATTCTTTCACGGGCACCTTCTTGGAGTATTGTGCTGACGATATGA gCTACCCAGTAAGAAAACAGACCCATCACATTCTGTCCCAGATAAGCTTCCCCCGAAAGGAGGAGGGGGACTCTGAAGTGCCTCCGCCTGAGGAGGGGGACTCTGAAAAGCCTCCGCCTGAAGCAACTCCCACAAAGCCTGCTAAGAAAGTTCTTCCAGACAGGATGAGAGCAGCCAGAGACAAAGCCAATAAGAAGATTGTCGAATTCATTGTGAAGGCCAAAGGGGCGGACGAGCATCTCCGAGCCATCCTGAAGAGCAAAAAACAGTCACGGTGGCTGAATGAGTTCCTCAGCCCCCCTCCGTATCTGACCTGCATCGAGACGTACCTGGAAGATGACGACCAACAGGATCTTGTAGTTAAATATTTGCAGGGGGTTTACCGGGAAGTCGATGCCCAGCTGCTTCCATGCAGCAACGGTGACAGCATCGTCTTGGATGTCCTGTTTCCAGAG GCAATTATATATGCAATTTCAGCCGTGGATCGGATTGACTACAAGAAGGCGGAAGAAAAATACATGAAGGGGCCACTGCTCAGCCACAG cattttcccACTCTGTATTGGATACTTGCTAAGTCAACTTGTATAtatttaccctctggcattgtttatggaaatgtccttgacactctacggaaatgtccttgatactatatggaaatgtacttga
- the PWWP3A gene encoding PWWP domain-containing DNA repair factor 3A isoform X7, whose translation MNEGEYVLCKWKKRLWPAKILSRSCASRKRQAPKDAATFFLVEILGPDKQAKVRHADVEPLKEESIGSIASKLAQNTKSHKVVEELIYRGALRKALNILHQDASFKEKSLLEMGKSKVVAWKEVKEPSSSTHGTVHHLPSSQNDTQQRREKTSEASAVLEIGSTQYKRWLRSGAKAEGSSSANRRSPCLSKGDERHYQDKSRSERSSPSTTSPCLVRTSPPAHSFHNWAKSTPDKKLGGKLGVSGELLGSLVNCPSAEVIEDPSEKEEFPPRKYSKDMSGQKRPQDSEGTCQKPTPVVASLGWERRCASLHESSAYSPDPVGPNLDRIQEENPCPCGDEAKNSLFCYLEEKAGRRSSTDPERRLSPIRESCLSSAFEAEEATEDEEELPSILLYQEPCLMETGMLVWCKLRRYPYWPAVVKNVRRKAKKASVLLIEKCMDVKKSKRFSFYLRNLKHFDCEEKDMLIDKARESFQDEINWCIDLIADYRIRVGCHSFTGTFLEYCADDMSYPVRKQTHHILSQISFPRKEEGDSEVPPPEEGDSEKPPPEATPTKPAKKVLPDRMRAARDKANKKIVEFIVKAKGADEHLRAILKSKKQSRWLNEFLSPPPYLTCIETYLEDDDQQDLVVKYLQGVYREVDAQLLPCSNGDSIVLDVLFPEAIIYAISAVDRIDYKKAEEKYMKGPLLSHREREKFEEEILEKKKKQQQQTLSPEDGL comes from the exons ATGAATGAGGGAGAATAtgtcttgtgcaagtggaagaaGCGTTTGTGGCCAGCAAAG ATTTTGTCTAGGAGCTGTGCTTCCAGGAAACGACAGGCTCCTAAAGATGCAGCAACCTTTTTCTTAGTTGAAATCCTTGGTCCAGATAAACA GGCCAAGGTGCGTCATGCAGATGTTGAACCCTTAAAGGAGGAGAGCATTGGCAGCATTGCTTCAAAATTAG CTCAGAACACGAAGAGTCATAAGGTCGTGGAAGAGTTGATTTACCGGGGAGCTCTTCGGAAGGCTCTGAATATTTTGCATCAAGACGCATCATTCAAAGAAAAAAGCCTTTTAGAGATGGGAAAAAGTAAAGTAGTGGCCTGGAAGGAAGTCAAAGAACCATCTTCATCAACACATGGGACTGTCCATCACCTGCCTTCCTCTCAAAATGATACGcagcagaggagagagaagaCCTCTGAGGCATCTGCAGTATTAGAGATTGGGAGTACCCAATATAAACGTTGGCTTCGTTCTGGAGCGAAAGCTGAGGGATCTTCCAGTGCGAACAGAAGATCGCCATGTTTGTCAAAGGGGGATGAAAGGCACTATCAAGACAAGTCCAGGAGCGAAAGGAGTTCCCCCTCTACTACCTCTCCATGTCTTGTTAGAACAAGCCCCCCAGCTCACTCTTTTCACAACTGGGCCAAGTCCACTCCAGACAAAAAGCTTGGAGGCAAATTGGGGGTTAGCGGGGAGCTGCTAGGCTCACTTGTCAACTGTCCATCAGCTGAAGTGATAGAAGATCCCTCGGAGAAAGAAGAGTTTCCACCTAGGAAATACAGCAAAGACATGAGTGGCCAGAAGCGTCCCCAGGATTCGGAAGGcacctgtcagaaaccaactccTGTGGTTGCCTCTCTTGGCTGGGAAAGAAGATGTGCGAGTCTCCATGAGAGCTCAGCCTACAGCCCTGATCCTGTTGGACCCAACCTGGATCGCATCCAAGAGGAAAACCCATGTCCCTGTGGAGATGAAGCAAAAAACTCCCTGTTTTGTTATTTAGAAGAGAAAg CAGGCCGCAGGTCTTCCACTGATCCAGAGCGGAGACTTAGTCCTATCAGAGAGTCATGTCTGAGCTCAGCTTTTGAGGCTGAAGAAGCAACAGAGGACGAGGAAGAGCTCCCCAGTATCCTCTTGTATCAAG AGCCTTGTTTGATGGAAACAGGAATGCTGGTTTGGTGCAAGCTCCGAAGATACCCATATTGGCCGGCTGTG GTGAAAAATGTGAGGCGGAAAGCTAAGAAGGCCAGTGTGCTGCTCATAGAAAAGTGTATGGATGTCAAGAAATCCAAAAG ATTCTCCTTCTATCTAAGAAACTTAAAACACTTTGACTGTGAGGAGAAAGACATGCTGATA GATAAAGCCAGAGAGAGCTTTCAGGATGAAATCAACTGGTGTATTGACCTGATTGCAGACTATAGAATACGAGTAG GCTGCCATTCTTTCACGGGCACCTTCTTGGAGTATTGTGCTGACGATATGA gCTACCCAGTAAGAAAACAGACCCATCACATTCTGTCCCAGATAAGCTTCCCCCGAAAGGAGGAGGGGGACTCTGAAGTGCCTCCGCCTGAGGAGGGGGACTCTGAAAAGCCTCCGCCTGAAGCAACTCCCACAAAGCCTGCTAAGAAAGTTCTTCCAGACAGGATGAGAGCAGCCAGAGACAAAGCCAATAAGAAGATTGTCGAATTCATTGTGAAGGCCAAAGGGGCGGACGAGCATCTCCGAGCCATCCTGAAGAGCAAAAAACAGTCACGGTGGCTGAATGAGTTCCTCAGCCCCCCTCCGTATCTGACCTGCATCGAGACGTACCTGGAAGATGACGACCAACAGGATCTTGTAGTTAAATATTTGCAGGGGGTTTACCGGGAAGTCGATGCCCAGCTGCTTCCATGCAGCAACGGTGACAGCATCGTCTTGGATGTCCTGTTTCCAGAG GCAATTATATATGCAATTTCAGCCGTGGATCGGATTGACTACAAGAAGGCGGAAGAAAAATACATGAAGGGGCCACTGCTCAGCCACAG GGAAAGGGAGAAATTTGAAGAGGAAatcttggaaaagaaaaagaagcagcagcagcagaccctCTCTCCCGAAGACGGCTTGTAA
- the PWWP3A gene encoding PWWP domain-containing DNA repair factor 3A isoform X5 — protein MNEGEYVLCKWKKRLWPAKILSRSCASRKRQAPKDAATFFLVEILGPDKQAKVRHADVEPLKEESIGSIASKLAQNTKSHKVVEELIYRGALRKALNILHQDASFKEKSLLEMGKSKVVAWKEVKEPSSSTHGTVHHLPSSQNDTQQRREKTSEASAVLEIGSTQYKRWLRSGAKAEGSSSANRRSPCLSKGDERHYQDKSRSERSSPSTTSPCLVRTSPPAHSFHNWAKSTPDKKLGGKLGVSGELLGSLVNCPSAEVIEDPSEKEEFPPRKYSKDMSGQKRPQDSEGTCQKPTPVVASLGWERRCASLHESSAYSPDPVGPNLDRIQEENPCPCGDEAKNSLFCYLEEKAGRRSSTDPERRLSPIRESCLSSAFEAEEATEDEEELPSILLYQEPCLMETGMLVWCKLRRYPYWPAVVKNVRRKAKKASVLLIEKCMDVKKSKRFSFYLRNLKHFDCEEKDMLIDKARESFQDEINWCIDLIADYRIRVGCHSFTGTFLEYCADDMSYPVRKQTHHILSQISFPRKEEGDSEVPPPEEGDSEKPPPEATPTKPAKKVLPDRMRAARDKANKKIVEFIVKAKGADEHLRAILKSKKQSRWLNEFLSPPPYLTCIETYLEDDDQQDLVVKYLQGVYREVDAQLLPCSNGDSIVLDVLFPEAIIYAISAVDRIDYKKAEEKYMKGPLLSHSIFPLCIGYLLSQLVYIYPLALFMEMSLTLYGNVLDTIWKCT, from the exons ATGAATGAGGGAGAATAtgtcttgtgcaagtggaagaaGCGTTTGTGGCCAGCAAAG ATTTTGTCTAGGAGCTGTGCTTCCAGGAAACGACAGGCTCCTAAAGATGCAGCAACCTTTTTCTTAGTTGAAATCCTTGGTCCAGATAAACA GGCCAAGGTGCGTCATGCAGATGTTGAACCCTTAAAGGAGGAGAGCATTGGCAGCATTGCTTCAAAATTAG CTCAGAACACGAAGAGTCATAAGGTCGTGGAAGAGTTGATTTACCGGGGAGCTCTTCGGAAGGCTCTGAATATTTTGCATCAAGACGCATCATTCAAAGAAAAAAGCCTTTTAGAGATGGGAAAAAGTAAAGTAGTGGCCTGGAAGGAAGTCAAAGAACCATCTTCATCAACACATGGGACTGTCCATCACCTGCCTTCCTCTCAAAATGATACGcagcagaggagagagaagaCCTCTGAGGCATCTGCAGTATTAGAGATTGGGAGTACCCAATATAAACGTTGGCTTCGTTCTGGAGCGAAAGCTGAGGGATCTTCCAGTGCGAACAGAAGATCGCCATGTTTGTCAAAGGGGGATGAAAGGCACTATCAAGACAAGTCCAGGAGCGAAAGGAGTTCCCCCTCTACTACCTCTCCATGTCTTGTTAGAACAAGCCCCCCAGCTCACTCTTTTCACAACTGGGCCAAGTCCACTCCAGACAAAAAGCTTGGAGGCAAATTGGGGGTTAGCGGGGAGCTGCTAGGCTCACTTGTCAACTGTCCATCAGCTGAAGTGATAGAAGATCCCTCGGAGAAAGAAGAGTTTCCACCTAGGAAATACAGCAAAGACATGAGTGGCCAGAAGCGTCCCCAGGATTCGGAAGGcacctgtcagaaaccaactccTGTGGTTGCCTCTCTTGGCTGGGAAAGAAGATGTGCGAGTCTCCATGAGAGCTCAGCCTACAGCCCTGATCCTGTTGGACCCAACCTGGATCGCATCCAAGAGGAAAACCCATGTCCCTGTGGAGATGAAGCAAAAAACTCCCTGTTTTGTTATTTAGAAGAGAAAg CAGGCCGCAGGTCTTCCACTGATCCAGAGCGGAGACTTAGTCCTATCAGAGAGTCATGTCTGAGCTCAGCTTTTGAGGCTGAAGAAGCAACAGAGGACGAGGAAGAGCTCCCCAGTATCCTCTTGTATCAAG AGCCTTGTTTGATGGAAACAGGAATGCTGGTTTGGTGCAAGCTCCGAAGATACCCATATTGGCCGGCTGTG GTGAAAAATGTGAGGCGGAAAGCTAAGAAGGCCAGTGTGCTGCTCATAGAAAAGTGTATGGATGTCAAGAAATCCAAAAG ATTCTCCTTCTATCTAAGAAACTTAAAACACTTTGACTGTGAGGAGAAAGACATGCTGATA GATAAAGCCAGAGAGAGCTTTCAGGATGAAATCAACTGGTGTATTGACCTGATTGCAGACTATAGAATACGAGTAG GCTGCCATTCTTTCACGGGCACCTTCTTGGAGTATTGTGCTGACGATATGA gCTACCCAGTAAGAAAACAGACCCATCACATTCTGTCCCAGATAAGCTTCCCCCGAAAGGAGGAGGGGGACTCTGAAGTGCCTCCGCCTGAGGAGGGGGACTCTGAAAAGCCTCCGCCTGAAGCAACTCCCACAAAGCCTGCTAAGAAAGTTCTTCCAGACAGGATGAGAGCAGCCAGAGACAAAGCCAATAAGAAGATTGTCGAATTCATTGTGAAGGCCAAAGGGGCGGACGAGCATCTCCGAGCCATCCTGAAGAGCAAAAAACAGTCACGGTGGCTGAATGAGTTCCTCAGCCCCCCTCCGTATCTGACCTGCATCGAGACGTACCTGGAAGATGACGACCAACAGGATCTTGTAGTTAAATATTTGCAGGGGGTTTACCGGGAAGTCGATGCCCAGCTGCTTCCATGCAGCAACGGTGACAGCATCGTCTTGGATGTCCTGTTTCCAGAG GCAATTATATATGCAATTTCAGCCGTGGATCGGATTGACTACAAGAAGGCGGAAGAAAAATACATGAAGGGGCCACTGCTCAGCCACAG cattttcccACTCTGTATTGGATACTTGCTAAGTCAACTTGTATAtatttaccctctggcattgtttatggaaatgtccttgacactctacggaaatgtccttgatactatatggaaatgtacttga
- the PWWP3A gene encoding PWWP domain-containing DNA repair factor 3A isoform X3: MNEGEYVLCKWKKRLWPAKILSRSCASRKRQAPKDAATFFLVEILGPDKQAKVRHADVEPLKEESIGSIASKLAQNTKSHKVVEELIYRGALRKALNILHQDASFKEKSLLEMGKSKVVAWKEVKEPSSSTHGTVHHLPSSQNDTQQRREKTSEASAVLEIGSTQYKRWLRSGAKAEGSSSANRRSPCLSKGDERHYQDKSRSERSSPSTTSPCLVRTSPPAHSFHNWAKSTPDKKLGGKLGVSGELLGSLVNCPSAEVIEDPSEKEEFPPRKYSKDMSGQKRPQDSEGTCQKPTPVVASLGWERRCASLHESSAYSPDPVGPNLDRIQEENPCPCGDEAKNSLFCYLEEKAGRRSSTDPERRLSPIRESCLSSAFEAEEATEDEEELPSILLYQEPCLMETGMLVWCKLRRYPYWPAVVKNVRRKAKKASVLLIEKCMDVKKSKRFSFYLRNLKHFDCEEKDMLIDKARESFQDEINWCIDLIADYRIRVEGMEEGKMAGAELVNPFLAEPLITFSPQDLCFFLVSSSLMSLLTSCHSFTGTFLEYCADDMSYPVRKQTHHILSQISFPRKEEGDSEVPPPEEGDSEKPPPEATPTKPAKKVLPDRMRAARDKANKKIVEFIVKAKGADEHLRAILKSKKQSRWLNEFLSPPPYLTCIETYLEDDDQQDLVVKYLQGVYREVDAQLLPCSNGDSIVLDVLFPEAIIYAISAVDRIDYKKAEEKYMKGPLLSHREREKFEEEILEKKKKQQQQTLSPEDGL, from the exons ATGAATGAGGGAGAATAtgtcttgtgcaagtggaagaaGCGTTTGTGGCCAGCAAAG ATTTTGTCTAGGAGCTGTGCTTCCAGGAAACGACAGGCTCCTAAAGATGCAGCAACCTTTTTCTTAGTTGAAATCCTTGGTCCAGATAAACA GGCCAAGGTGCGTCATGCAGATGTTGAACCCTTAAAGGAGGAGAGCATTGGCAGCATTGCTTCAAAATTAG CTCAGAACACGAAGAGTCATAAGGTCGTGGAAGAGTTGATTTACCGGGGAGCTCTTCGGAAGGCTCTGAATATTTTGCATCAAGACGCATCATTCAAAGAAAAAAGCCTTTTAGAGATGGGAAAAAGTAAAGTAGTGGCCTGGAAGGAAGTCAAAGAACCATCTTCATCAACACATGGGACTGTCCATCACCTGCCTTCCTCTCAAAATGATACGcagcagaggagagagaagaCCTCTGAGGCATCTGCAGTATTAGAGATTGGGAGTACCCAATATAAACGTTGGCTTCGTTCTGGAGCGAAAGCTGAGGGATCTTCCAGTGCGAACAGAAGATCGCCATGTTTGTCAAAGGGGGATGAAAGGCACTATCAAGACAAGTCCAGGAGCGAAAGGAGTTCCCCCTCTACTACCTCTCCATGTCTTGTTAGAACAAGCCCCCCAGCTCACTCTTTTCACAACTGGGCCAAGTCCACTCCAGACAAAAAGCTTGGAGGCAAATTGGGGGTTAGCGGGGAGCTGCTAGGCTCACTTGTCAACTGTCCATCAGCTGAAGTGATAGAAGATCCCTCGGAGAAAGAAGAGTTTCCACCTAGGAAATACAGCAAAGACATGAGTGGCCAGAAGCGTCCCCAGGATTCGGAAGGcacctgtcagaaaccaactccTGTGGTTGCCTCTCTTGGCTGGGAAAGAAGATGTGCGAGTCTCCATGAGAGCTCAGCCTACAGCCCTGATCCTGTTGGACCCAACCTGGATCGCATCCAAGAGGAAAACCCATGTCCCTGTGGAGATGAAGCAAAAAACTCCCTGTTTTGTTATTTAGAAGAGAAAg CAGGCCGCAGGTCTTCCACTGATCCAGAGCGGAGACTTAGTCCTATCAGAGAGTCATGTCTGAGCTCAGCTTTTGAGGCTGAAGAAGCAACAGAGGACGAGGAAGAGCTCCCCAGTATCCTCTTGTATCAAG AGCCTTGTTTGATGGAAACAGGAATGCTGGTTTGGTGCAAGCTCCGAAGATACCCATATTGGCCGGCTGTG GTGAAAAATGTGAGGCGGAAAGCTAAGAAGGCCAGTGTGCTGCTCATAGAAAAGTGTATGGATGTCAAGAAATCCAAAAG ATTCTCCTTCTATCTAAGAAACTTAAAACACTTTGACTGTGAGGAGAAAGACATGCTGATA GATAAAGCCAGAGAGAGCTTTCAGGATGAAATCAACTGGTGTATTGACCTGATTGCAGACTATAGAATACGAGTAG AAGGAATGGAGGAAGGCAAGATGGCTGGAGCTGAATtggttaaccctttcctggctgaACCACTCATCACCTTTTCTCCCCAAGACCTTTGCTTCTTCCTTGTTTCCTCTTCTTTGATGTCCTTACTGACAA GCTGCCATTCTTTCACGGGCACCTTCTTGGAGTATTGTGCTGACGATATGA gCTACCCAGTAAGAAAACAGACCCATCACATTCTGTCCCAGATAAGCTTCCCCCGAAAGGAGGAGGGGGACTCTGAAGTGCCTCCGCCTGAGGAGGGGGACTCTGAAAAGCCTCCGCCTGAAGCAACTCCCACAAAGCCTGCTAAGAAAGTTCTTCCAGACAGGATGAGAGCAGCCAGAGACAAAGCCAATAAGAAGATTGTCGAATTCATTGTGAAGGCCAAAGGGGCGGACGAGCATCTCCGAGCCATCCTGAAGAGCAAAAAACAGTCACGGTGGCTGAATGAGTTCCTCAGCCCCCCTCCGTATCTGACCTGCATCGAGACGTACCTGGAAGATGACGACCAACAGGATCTTGTAGTTAAATATTTGCAGGGGGTTTACCGGGAAGTCGATGCCCAGCTGCTTCCATGCAGCAACGGTGACAGCATCGTCTTGGATGTCCTGTTTCCAGAG GCAATTATATATGCAATTTCAGCCGTGGATCGGATTGACTACAAGAAGGCGGAAGAAAAATACATGAAGGGGCCACTGCTCAGCCACAG GGAAAGGGAGAAATTTGAAGAGGAAatcttggaaaagaaaaagaagcagcagcagcagaccctCTCTCCCGAAGACGGCTTGTAA